One Mya arenaria isolate MELC-2E11 chromosome 5, ASM2691426v1 genomic window carries:
- the LOC128233875 gene encoding vitrin-like: MDTKLVLILSLCACLVHCQTPKCNDIDTQACHLLAANKPDLCQDAYLSKTACPRFCKLCPIECHQCNATVLDYNECNTTMLCAPGEICMLKELKSWQDGHHEYEMTCTATQSCDGGSDLVIPFGKRDLKSRDLSVTCCDKDLCNYPSGATPTQHSTGCPKDVVFLIDESSTLLQTDHQAIVRSLTDVARALNIGPTEYQVGLYGYSNHPTEKFDLDANTYQNELVQSIQQADLLQRNHFASDASAAVEYLVSTALTPQHGDRAGYPDSVVIITDPNSSRRTHLTALDRFTLENRASNIMVVSVGGSGILSSPLEVLGGTIDHVHSSLTMDKELTPKLLAFLQHC, translated from the exons ATGGATACTAAACTTGTCTTAATTCTTTCCT TGTGCGCGTGTTTGGTACACTGCCAGACACCGAAGTGTAACGACATTGACACCCAAGCCTGTCATCTTTTGGCGGCCAACAAGCCGGACCTGTGTCAGGATGCTTACCTCAGTAAAACAGCATGCCCGAGATTCTGCAAGCTTTGCc CAATTGAGTGCCATCAGTGTAATGCCACGGTCCTCGACTACAACGAGTGTAACACCACCATGCTATGTGCTCCTGGAGAG ATTTGCATGCTGAAGGAGCTGAAATCCTGGCAGGACGGACACCATGAGTACGAGATGACGTGTACAGCCACCCAG TCTTGTGACGGCGGATCAGACCTCGTCATACCGTTCGGCAAACGAGACTTGAAGTCACGTGACCTGTCCGTCACGTGCTGTGACAAAGACTTGTGCAACTATCCGAGTGGCGCCACTCCCACGCAACATTCAACGG GTTGCCCGAAAGACGTCGTGTTCTTAATAGACGAGAGCTCTACCCTGCTACAGACCGACCACCAGGCCATCGTGCGATCCCTGACGGACGTGGCCCGGGCGCTCAACATCGGACCCACGGAGTACCAGGTCGGTCTGTACGGCTACAGTAATCATCCGACGGAAAAGTTCGACCTCGACGCCAATACTTATCAAAACGAACTCGTGCAGAGCATACAACAAGCTGATTTGCTTCAGCGTAACCACTTTGCGTCCGACGCGTCGGCAGCTGTTGAATACCTCGTAAGTACAGCCCTCACACCGCAGCATGGAGACAGGGCCGGCTACCCAGACTCTGTGGTGATAATAACAGACCCCAACTCCTCCCGAAGAACACATCTCACCGCGCTTGACCGCTTTACGCTCGAGAACCGCGCCTCTAACATAATGGTGGTGAGCGTTGGAGGTTCCGGAATTCTGTCATCTCCACTGGAGGTATTGGGGGGTACCATCGACCATGTGCACAGCTCACTGACCATGGACAAGGAACTGACGCCTAAACTGCTCGCCTTTCTACAGCACTGTTAG